A genomic segment from Helicobacteraceae bacterium encodes:
- the trmB gene encoding tRNA (guanosine(46)-N7)-methyltransferase TrmB, whose product MPHILAANFTAAQSPFESAGLRFLFASIGKKGVAGVEANKSKFLLRFAPRGDATILKVDKATRPPCLETVKLALSEFAAASGATVVSGNFGKIKNAVSGDCFYEPNEFIAKYNREKKLWIEVGFGSGRHILQNAKRFSDKLHLGAEIHRPSAMRLLRRAEGIDNIAAILCDAKTLLAAMPSSAAEKIFVHFPVPWDKSPDRRVFSEPFVKEALRVLIKGGVLHLRTDSESYFNAAARIAQKFKRVAIEARTNEEAITRSKYEDRWRRLNKTIYDLFLTNLSDQSKRIEAYNFDLPRGVKPKSEIARDLIANSEEFLLRADERWQLANKGSLVRLIMGDRLALQTLYLLTQNDTLAYFPSAPLPTRANSLAHRALVETLYGR is encoded by the coding sequence ATGCCGCATATTTTAGCCGCGAATTTCACGGCGGCGCAATCGCCGTTTGAAAGCGCGGGATTGAGATTTTTATTCGCTTCGATCGGCAAAAAAGGCGTCGCGGGCGTAGAGGCTAACAAAAGTAAGTTTTTGCTTCGTTTCGCGCCGCGCGGCGACGCGACGATCCTAAAGGTCGATAAAGCGACGCGCCCGCCCTGTCTGGAAACCGTTAAGCTCGCGCTGAGCGAGTTTGCCGCCGCGAGCGGCGCGACGGTCGTAAGCGGAAATTTTGGCAAAATCAAAAACGCCGTTTCAGGCGATTGCTTTTACGAGCCAAACGAGTTTATCGCCAAATACAACCGCGAAAAAAAGCTGTGGATCGAGGTTGGTTTTGGCAGCGGGCGGCATATTTTGCAAAACGCGAAACGGTTTTCCGACAAACTGCATCTAGGCGCGGAGATACATCGACCGAGCGCCATGCGGCTGTTGCGGCGCGCGGAGGGTATCGACAATATCGCCGCGATCCTATGCGACGCCAAGACGTTGCTGGCGGCTATGCCTTCGAGCGCCGCCGAGAAAATCTTCGTTCATTTTCCCGTTCCTTGGGACAAATCGCCCGATCGCAGAGTGTTTAGCGAGCCGTTTGTTAAAGAGGCGTTGCGCGTTTTGATAAAAGGCGGCGTTTTGCATCTTCGCACCGATAGCGAAAGCTATTTTAACGCCGCCGCGCGGATCGCCCAAAAGTTTAAGCGCGTCGCGATCGAAGCTAGAACAAACGAGGAAGCGATTACGCGGAGCAAATACGAAGATCGCTGGCGGCGGTTGAATAAGACGATATACGATCTATTTTTAACCAATTTGAGCGATCAATCTAAACGGATCGAAGCGTATAATTTCGATTTGCCAAGAGGCGTCAAGCCAAAAAGCGAAATCGCCCGCGATTTAATCGCGAATTCGGAAGAGTTTTTGCTAAGAGCGGACGAACGATGGCAACTTGCGAATAAAGGCTCTCTTGTGCGTTTAATTATGGGCGATCGGCTCGCTTTGCAGACGCTATATCTTTTAACGCAAAACGATACGCTCGCCTACTTTCCCTCCGCGCCGCTTCCCACGCGGGCTAACTCTTTAGCGCACCGCGCTTTGGTCGAAACGCTCTATGGTCGCTAA
- a CDS encoding ATP-binding cassette domain-containing protein: MVANEIASAKDLSLAYDSREIVLRNLSFSIYEGDLIFVTGASGSGKSTLIKAFYGAVAPIKGYLRVGGVNMPSENRSSIDRLRRKLGIVFQDYRLIDEWTIERNIALPLYIAGYDQRRIKDQVEKLLKHVRLTHRRDRFPRELSGGEQQRVAVARALSHNPMLLLADEPTGNLDDFSAQLVHELFMAVNQLGKTVMIVTHRMPSIADINYRHFCIEEGRLFEID, translated from the coding sequence ATGGTCGCTAACGAAATCGCGAGCGCCAAAGACCTCTCTCTAGCTTACGACAGCCGCGAGATTGTTTTGCGCAACCTCTCTTTCTCTATTTACGAGGGCGATCTGATCTTTGTAACGGGCGCCAGCGGCAGCGGCAAATCCACGCTGATCAAGGCGTTTTACGGCGCGGTCGCGCCAATAAAGGGCTATCTGCGCGTCGGCGGCGTGAACATGCCGTCGGAAAACAGAAGCTCGATCGATCGCCTGCGCCGAAAACTAGGGATCGTATTTCAAGATTACCGCCTGATCGACGAATGGACAATCGAGCGAAATATCGCGTTGCCGCTATACATCGCCGGCTACGATCAAAGGCGGATCAAAGATCAGGTCGAAAAGCTATTAAAACACGTGCGCTTAACGCACCGCCGCGATCGATTCCCGCGGGAACTAAGCGGCGGCGAACAGCAAAGAGTCGCCGTCGCGCGCGCGCTTTCTCATAACCCTATGCTGCTGTTAGCCGACGAGCCTACGGGCAATCTGGACGACTTCTCGGCGCAGTTGGTTCACGAGTTGTTTATGGCGGTAAACCAGCTTGGCAAAACGGTAATGATCGTTACGCACCGAATGCCTAGTATCGCCGATATAAACTATCGTCATTTTTGTATCGAAGAGGGACGGCTCTTTGAAATCGATTAA
- a CDS encoding RluA family pseudouridine synthase, with the protein MRLKVSEETRADRFVAGALKIGRNEARKLIEGGFVTGVKKPSQTLKQDDVIAVVLPPKPLEAQAPNVDFDIPILYEDDELLAINKPAGVVAHPAPSHKGATLVDWLKAKGFALSNIAGEERLGIVHRLDKETTGVLAIAKTNEAHVALSRQLEKREMGRYYLAIVDRALKGDLIVDRPIGRSPKDRVKMAIVAKGRAAKSSFLTLARLKNGEALIAAKLFSGRTHQIRVHLQSIGVHIVGDWLYGYKGAKDKIGATFLHAHRLYLRRPSSGETLVVEAPLPKPFLERLSLEEAYLNELLSESRLCSRFGATVGVRSAADDPFRS; encoded by the coding sequence ATGAGATTAAAAGTCTCCGAAGAGACGAGAGCCGATCGGTTTGTGGCGGGAGCGCTTAAAATCGGGCGAAACGAAGCGCGTAAGCTGATCGAGGGCGGCTTTGTAACGGGCGTGAAAAAACCTTCGCAAACGCTAAAACAAGACGACGTTATCGCGGTCGTTTTGCCGCCAAAACCGCTTGAGGCGCAAGCTCCGAACGTAGATTTCGATATTCCCATTCTCTACGAAGACGACGAGCTGCTGGCGATAAACAAGCCGGCCGGCGTAGTCGCGCACCCCGCGCCGAGCCATAAAGGCGCGACGTTAGTCGATTGGCTTAAAGCTAAAGGCTTCGCGCTTTCCAATATCGCGGGCGAGGAACGCTTAGGAATCGTGCATCGCTTAGACAAAGAGACGACGGGCGTTCTCGCGATCGCGAAAACAAACGAGGCTCACGTAGCGTTGTCGCGTCAGCTTGAAAAACGCGAGATGGGGCGTTACTATCTGGCGATTGTCGATCGCGCGTTAAAGGGCGATCTGATCGTCGATCGCCCGATCGGGCGATCGCCAAAGGATCGCGTGAAAATGGCTATCGTCGCCAAAGGGCGCGCGGCTAAAAGCTCGTTCTTAACGCTCGCGCGGCTTAAAAACGGCGAAGCGCTAATCGCGGCGAAGCTATTTAGCGGGAGGACGCATCAGATTCGCGTTCATCTGCAGTCGATCGGCGTTCATATAGTAGGCGATTGGTTATACGGTTATAAGGGCGCAAAAGATAAGATCGGAGCTACTTTTTTACACGCCCATCGGCTCTACCTGCGCCGCCCGTCTTCCGGCGAAACGCTAGTAGTGGAAGCTCCGCTTCCCAAGCCGTTTTTAGAGCGATTAAGTCTTGAGGAGGCATACCTAAATGAACTGCTTAGCGAAAGTCGTCTTTGTTCTCGCTTCGGCGCTACTGTTGGGGTGCGTTCGGCAGCCGACGATCCCTTCCGATCTTAA
- a CDS encoding copper-binding protein: MKKSLILVAALVLTPLTATARDDHGGHGDHREKSAIDTPLVSASGYVRAIDAESKKLTIEHDPIPDLNWPSMTMRFAYENDAAVRGIKTGDKVKFDFVQEGRTSLLKTIEKTK; this comes from the coding sequence ATGAAAAAATCGTTAATTTTAGTCGCGGCGCTAGTTTTGACGCCGCTAACGGCTACGGCGCGCGACGATCACGGCGGACACGGCGATCATAGAGAAAAAAGCGCAATCGACACGCCGCTTGTAAGCGCGAGCGGCTACGTGCGGGCGATCGACGCGGAGAGCAAAAAGCTCACAATCGAACACGATCCGATTCCCGATCTTAATTGGCCGTCGATGACGATGAGATTCGCGTATGAGAACGACGCGGCGGTTAGAGGCATAAAAACCGGCGATAAAGTTAAATTCGATTTCGTTCAGGAGGGGCGAACAAGCCTGCTAAAGACGATTGAGAAAACAAAATAG
- a CDS encoding flagellar FliJ family protein has product MRGLIQLAKIRNAKVEDLQRRLRRVLDDLAQKEAALKTLQNEMSAVAAPMAGSFGDLINFEENRATYRREIKAAQKEIFTAHQQAFQARFFLKRALSEYEKVNSVVREEKAAIALSAKKSEEKRLDDAAINARYMLRGER; this is encoded by the coding sequence ATGCGAGGACTAATTCAGCTTGCCAAGATCAGAAACGCCAAAGTCGAGGATTTGCAAAGGCGGTTGCGACGGGTTTTAGACGATCTAGCGCAAAAGGAGGCGGCGCTAAAAACGCTGCAAAACGAGATGAGCGCCGTCGCCGCTCCAATGGCGGGATCGTTTGGCGATTTGATAAACTTCGAGGAAAACCGCGCGACCTACCGCCGCGAGATCAAAGCCGCGCAAAAAGAGATTTTCACCGCTCATCAGCAGGCTTTTCAGGCGCGTTTTTTTCTGAAAAGGGCGCTGTCGGAATACGAAAAAGTAAATAGCGTCGTCCGCGAGGAAAAGGCGGCGATCGCGCTTAGCGCCAAAAAAAGCGAGGAAAAGCGTCTCGACGACGCGGCGATCAACGCGCGCTATATGTTGCGAGGCGAACGATGA
- a CDS encoding PDP protein yields MKTAFVLTAFVLTLAAADDCNAIFDGRKNEILFEIDRLDRSKSELDALGEATKRILTEKENAIKAREEKIAADLNAIEEERAKIEAALKTQEELLARFNEAKEGKLTDLYGGMKASNAGEIMNALDPYLAADILSRLDSKTAAAVLARIEPANAAAITGILHKGPPFIKEQNATKDAN; encoded by the coding sequence ATGAAAACGGCTTTTGTTTTGACGGCTTTTGTTTTGACGCTCGCCGCCGCCGACGATTGCAACGCGATCTTTGACGGGCGGAAAAACGAAATTCTATTTGAGATCGACCGTTTAGATCGCTCCAAAAGCGAACTTGACGCGCTAGGCGAGGCGACAAAGCGGATTTTGACCGAAAAAGAAAACGCGATAAAGGCGCGCGAGGAGAAGATCGCCGCCGATCTTAACGCGATCGAGGAGGAGAGAGCCAAGATCGAAGCGGCGCTAAAGACGCAAGAGGAGCTTTTGGCGCGTTTTAACGAGGCGAAAGAGGGCAAATTAACCGATCTCTACGGCGGAATGAAGGCTTCCAACGCGGGCGAGATTATGAACGCGCTCGACCCTTATCTCGCCGCCGATATTTTGAGCCGTCTAGACTCCAAAACCGCCGCCGCCGTTTTAGCGAGAATCGAACCCGCGAACGCCGCCGCAATCACGGGTATTTTGCACAAAGGACCGCCGTTTATTAAAGAGCAAAACGCGACCAAAGACGCAAACTAA
- a CDS encoding efflux RND transporter periplasmic adaptor subunit codes for MRVYCVFALLACLANGADQGERKILFWYDPMYPNTKFDAPGPSPFMDMDLVPKYADEGEREGFTISAAQRQNLGLKTAAVAYRALDFSQRFPAVLEFNEYQKAVVQHRASGFVEKAYPLAIGDYVKKGDKLCDITVVEWTEAQSEYIVTQSQTALNRLRLAGMSDEEIEKLKKRRTIKTRFVLRSPIDGVLSEFNMREGMNFEKSSVAAVIDGIDPIWIVAFIPEKLARRIENAKFSAIIDDKEYALNNAKLLPSVNLATKTATLRAELPNADRKLRPNANAIVKASIFSEPLPTIPSQAVIDDGVLPRAIVVDSEGYFTPKAVKIIAESNGLTAIEGLKEGENVVETGLFLIDSEANINGALDRLKRYD; via the coding sequence ATGAGAGTTTATTGCGTTTTTGCGTTGCTCGCCTGTTTAGCCAACGGAGCCGATCAAGGCGAACGCAAGATTCTTTTCTGGTACGACCCCATGTATCCGAACACAAAATTCGACGCGCCCGGTCCCTCGCCGTTTATGGATATGGACCTTGTCCCCAAATACGCGGACGAGGGGGAGCGCGAGGGTTTTACGATCAGCGCCGCGCAACGGCAAAACTTAGGGCTTAAAACCGCCGCCGTTGCATATAGAGCGCTTGATTTCTCGCAACGCTTTCCAGCCGTTTTGGAGTTCAACGAATATCAAAAGGCGGTTGTTCAGCACCGCGCGAGCGGTTTTGTCGAAAAGGCTTATCCGCTGGCGATCGGCGACTATGTGAAAAAAGGCGACAAGCTCTGCGACATAACGGTCGTCGAATGGACGGAGGCGCAAAGCGAATATATCGTTACGCAAAGCCAAACCGCGCTAAACCGCTTGAGGCTTGCGGGAATGAGCGACGAGGAGATCGAAAAGCTAAAAAAGCGGCGGACGATAAAAACGCGCTTCGTGCTTAGATCGCCGATCGACGGCGTTTTGAGCGAGTTTAATATGCGCGAAGGCATGAACTTTGAGAAATCGAGCGTGGCGGCGGTAATCGACGGAATCGATCCAATCTGGATCGTCGCGTTTATTCCCGAAAAACTCGCGCGCCGTATCGAAAACGCCAAGTTCAGCGCGATAATCGACGATAAAGAATACGCGCTAAACAACGCCAAACTGCTACCTAGCGTAAATCTAGCGACCAAAACGGCGACGCTAAGAGCCGAGCTTCCAAACGCGGACCGCAAGCTCAGACCAAACGCCAACGCGATCGTAAAAGCCTCGATCTTTAGCGAACCGCTGCCTACGATTCCAAGCCAAGCGGTGATCGACGACGGCGTTTTGCCGCGCGCGATCGTCGTCGATAGCGAGGGCTACTTTACTCCAAAAGCGGTGAAAATCATCGCCGAATCCAACGGGCTAACCGCGATCGAAGGGTTGAAAGAGGGCGAAAACGTCGTCGAAACCGGTCTGTTTTTGATCGATTCGGAAGCCAATATAAACGGCGCGCTCGATCGTCTAAAACGATATGATTAA
- a CDS encoding DUF507 family protein yields the protein MRLLSEHVRFIAEKIARELATSKLVSLTHGDEPVIGAAIKRLEEEVKLERAVDNEVNNIMDELEDCEDPLLALKNPEDLEKSELKNLDWLIHNFDSKKLFWLIKRRVAAKEGLILDNDDRFSNLAHRILDDLYEEDLIDYSVSENLVKNLISKAILDYGRRREEIEEKVREKLKSYKRNIVRGTDEYDILFARHYAEELKKLGL from the coding sequence ATGCGGCTGTTGAGCGAACACGTCAGATTTATAGCCGAAAAAATAGCCAGAGAACTAGCGACTAGCAAACTAGTCAGCCTAACGCACGGGGACGAGCCGGTGATCGGCGCGGCGATCAAACGTCTTGAGGAAGAGGTTAAGCTAGAGCGCGCCGTCGATAACGAGGTCAATAATATAATGGACGAGCTAGAAGATTGCGAGGATCCGCTTTTGGCGTTAAAAAACCCCGAAGATTTAGAAAAAAGCGAGCTTAAAAATCTTGATTGGCTAATTCATAATTTTGACTCTAAGAAACTTTTTTGGCTGATTAAACGCAGAGTCGCCGCCAAAGAGGGGCTTATTTTGGACAACGACGATCGTTTCAGCAATCTAGCGCACCGCATATTAGACGATCTATACGAGGAAGACTTGATCGACTACTCCGTTAGCGAAAACCTCGTCAAGAACCTGATCAGCAAAGCCATTTTAGATTACGGGCGAAGGCGGGAGGAGATCGAGGAAAAAGTGCGCGAGAAACTAAAGAGCTATAAACGCAACATTGTTCGCGGCACGGACGAATACGATATTCTGTTCGCGAGACACTACGCCGAAGAGCTAAAAAAGTTGGGATTATGA
- a CDS encoding cell division protein FtsX, translating into MKSIKNHLSLILALFTMLAAFQTFATFSQITTDYEIALGDEYAIVLASKKTLELSDIPRVSPQAVALEAIDSALILDEVKDALSETNLAYLKTSLPRFYSLRLSAYPSIAERENIEEQLLKNDSIVRVETFAKTQDKIYRLLLLIKTILAALAALMFIAAILLIVRQMEVWRFEHSKRINIMAIFGAPLLLRSASLFRLAIADSFLASLVVGGLFYLLSADSTVGRLLNEAGLSGVRYDPIVSSLTLFGAALAIALSGVLFVILKAEETQ; encoded by the coding sequence TTGAAATCGATTAAAAACCATCTATCGCTGATACTCGCGCTATTTACGATGCTCGCGGCGTTTCAAACCTTCGCGACGTTTTCGCAGATAACGACCGACTACGAGATCGCTTTGGGGGACGAATACGCGATCGTATTGGCGTCGAAAAAAACCCTTGAGCTATCCGATATTCCTCGCGTTTCGCCGCAAGCGGTCGCGTTAGAGGCGATCGATTCGGCGCTGATTTTGGACGAGGTCAAAGACGCGCTCAGCGAGACTAATTTAGCCTATCTTAAAACGTCGTTGCCGCGCTTTTATAGCCTTCGGCTTAGCGCGTATCCCTCGATCGCCGAACGCGAAAATATCGAGGAGCAGTTGCTAAAAAACGATTCGATTGTTCGCGTCGAAACCTTTGCCAAAACGCAGGATAAGATTTACAGACTTTTATTGTTAATCAAGACGATACTCGCGGCGTTAGCCGCGCTGATGTTTATCGCCGCGATCTTGCTGATCGTGCGGCAGATGGAGGTATGGCGTTTTGAGCATAGCAAACGCATAAACATTATGGCGATCTTCGGCGCGCCGCTACTGCTTAGAAGCGCGTCGCTATTTCGTCTGGCTATCGCCGACTCTTTTTTAGCCTCGCTAGTTGTCGGGGGTTTATTTTATCTGCTTTCAGCCGATTCTACCGTCGGACGACTGTTAAACGAGGCTGGATTGAGCGGCGTTCGCTACGATCCGATCGTTTCGTCTTTGACGCTTTTTGGCGCGGCGTTGGCGATCGCGCTAAGCGGCGTTTTGTTCGTGATCTTGAAAGCCGAAGAGACGCAATGA
- the carA gene encoding glutamine-hydrolyzing carbamoyl-phosphate synthase small subunit — protein MSAVYLYLENGILLEGESFGAQGTASGEIVFNTSMSGYQEIITDPSYAGQFITFTMPEIGVVGVNKNDDESRGVFARAVIVRNYQSVPSNYRSEESLGDFLKRNNVVGACNMDTRVLTKLIRKDGAMTAVISTEFSSYAELRAVLDKAPKMSQTNFLSEVATAKAYMHSRGAWNTKAQSYDPPAPIAKRVVAYDFGAKLNILNELTNAGLQVEVVPCDAKADDLIARFNDQEIGGVFLSNGPGDPLVLKDQIAQIKKLVDRKIPIFGVCLGHQLLSIAHGYETYKLKFGHHGANHPVKNLQTLAVEITSQNHNYSVPENIADIAEITHINLFDYTIEGVKYKNEPIFSVQHHPEASPGPRESRYLFERFAQYVQPTPNAKSSA, from the coding sequence ATGAGCGCCGTCTATCTTTACCTTGAAAACGGCATATTGCTAGAGGGCGAGAGCTTTGGCGCGCAAGGCACGGCAAGCGGCGAGATCGTCTTTAACACCTCGATGAGCGGTTATCAGGAGATTATCACCGATCCAAGCTACGCCGGACAGTTCATTACCTTTACTATGCCCGAAATCGGCGTCGTCGGAGTCAATAAAAACGACGACGAGAGCAGAGGGGTTTTCGCGCGCGCCGTTATTGTCCGCAACTATCAGAGCGTTCCGTCGAACTACCGATCCGAAGAGTCGCTAGGCGACTTTTTGAAGCGCAATAACGTCGTTGGCGCTTGCAATATGGATACGAGGGTTTTAACGAAGCTAATCCGCAAAGACGGCGCTATGACGGCGGTCATATCGACCGAGTTTAGCTCTTACGCCGAGCTGCGCGCGGTTTTGGACAAGGCGCCAAAAATGAGCCAAACCAACTTCTTGAGCGAAGTGGCGACCGCCAAAGCCTATATGCACTCTCGCGGCGCGTGGAATACAAAAGCGCAAAGCTACGATCCCCCCGCGCCGATCGCAAAGCGCGTCGTAGCTTATGATTTCGGCGCGAAGCTAAACATATTAAACGAGCTGACAAACGCCGGCTTGCAGGTAGAGGTCGTCCCGTGCGACGCGAAAGCGGACGATCTGATCGCGCGTTTTAACGACCAAGAGATCGGCGGCGTCTTTCTAAGCAACGGACCGGGCGATCCGCTCGTGCTAAAAGATCAGATCGCGCAGATAAAAAAACTTGTCGATCGCAAGATCCCAATCTTCGGCGTTTGTCTCGGACATCAACTGCTTTCGATCGCGCACGGATACGAAACTTACAAGCTCAAATTCGGTCATCACGGCGCTAATCACCCCGTTAAAAACCTCCAAACGCTCGCGGTGGAGATCACCAGCCAAAATCACAACTACTCCGTGCCGGAAAACATAGCCGATATTGCCGAAATCACCCATATCAACCTATTTGACTATACGATCGAGGGCGTTAAATACAAAAACGAGCCGATCTTCTCGGTGCAGCACCACCCCGAAGCTAGTCCCGGTCCGCGCGAGTCTCGATACCTGTTCGAGCGTTTCGCGCAATACGTTCAACCGACGCCGAACGCAAAATCTTCGGCGTAA
- a CDS encoding adenylosuccinate synthase, with protein sequence MANKADLIVGVQWGDEGKGKIVDLLAQQYDYVVRYQGGHNAGHTIVIDGKKYALHLMPSGVLNPKAINIIGNGVVICPDALIKEAAQFGDLLGRLFISQNAHLILDYHIALDQSQEKSLGDKKIGTTGRGIGPAYADKISRSGVRLGDLNDQKSAVETILARYDRHGVKPPAKEAIALDVERWAETLLPFAADTTRMLWKALDDGKKALLEGAQGTLLDVDHGTYPFVTSSNTIASGACSGAGLSPKEIGKVIGIAKAYCTRVGNGPFAAEQANEVGDKLRERGEEFGTSTGRARRCGWFDAPLARFACRINGADELALMKLDVLDGFDEVKICVDYDEGKPIYKTFAGWDKIAKTRSFDDLPKTARNYIAALEELTGVKITLISTGADRNDTIYR encoded by the coding sequence ATGGCAAATAAAGCGGATTTAATAGTAGGCGTTCAGTGGGGCGACGAAGGCAAAGGTAAAATCGTCGATCTGCTGGCGCAACAATACGATTACGTGGTTCGCTATCAAGGCGGGCATAACGCGGGACATACGATCGTAATCGACGGCAAAAAATACGCGTTGCATCTTATGCCTTCGGGCGTTTTGAATCCAAAGGCGATCAACATTATCGGCAACGGCGTCGTTATCTGTCCGGACGCGCTTATCAAGGAGGCGGCGCAGTTTGGCGATCTGCTCGGCAGGCTCTTTATCAGTCAAAACGCGCATCTGATCTTGGATTATCATATCGCGCTGGATCAGTCGCAAGAAAAAAGTCTGGGCGATAAAAAGATAGGCACTACGGGTCGCGGAATCGGTCCAGCGTATGCGGATAAAATCTCGCGATCGGGCGTGCGGCTTGGCGATCTAAACGATCAAAAAAGCGCGGTCGAAACGATTTTGGCGCGCTACGATCGGCACGGGGTGAAACCGCCCGCTAAAGAGGCGATCGCGCTTGACGTGGAGCGCTGGGCGGAAACATTGCTCCCCTTCGCGGCGGATACGACGCGGATGTTGTGGAAGGCGCTAGACGACGGCAAAAAGGCGTTGCTAGAGGGCGCGCAGGGAACGCTTCTGGACGTCGATCACGGCACCTATCCTTTCGTTACCAGCTCCAACACGATCGCTTCGGGAGCTTGCTCCGGCGCGGGACTCTCTCCAAAGGAGATCGGCAAGGTGATCGGCATAGCCAAAGCCTATTGCACGCGAGTCGGCAACGGTCCGTTCGCCGCCGAACAGGCAAACGAAGTAGGCGATAAGTTGCGCGAAAGGGGCGAGGAGTTTGGCACAAGCACGGGACGCGCTCGCCGTTGCGGCTGGTTTGACGCGCCGCTCGCCAGATTCGCGTGCCGAATCAACGGCGCGGACGAACTAGCGTTAATGAAACTCGACGTGCTAGACGGATTCGACGAGGTAAAGATATGCGTCGATTACGACGAGGGAAAACCGATATATAAAACCTTTGCGGGCTGGGATAAGATCGCCAAAACGCGATCGTTTGACGATCTGCCCAAAACGGCGCGAAACTATATCGCGGCGCTAGAGGAGCTAACGGGCGTGAAAATAACGCTGATCTCCACGGGCGCCGATCGCAACGACACAATTTATAGATAG
- a CDS encoding peptidoglycan DD-metalloendopeptidase family protein, whose amino-acid sequence MRFFKLLPILALAAVAIEAKDIETIEKEIKAAQERLEKSQSDEGALQSKVDSLSKEIADANALVAEIEKTLLNGDQKIKALAQKVSNERGEFAVLQKQKESLIVERDAIEITLVKLLTNHAAQSLTLEKSGSQSEADIIKVEIFYLMRDRVQKDAARLRSNYADKIARIKKTQDRIDELQNNLDSLAKADARQRALRNEQTKLIETLNKRKNGYLAELNKLIDQKNRERQLLADLNIMRQNTVDDLKQSRITRQDTPPGAAIAVKQYGVSYQSAGAGAYNGKKVKAPLDSSPIKITKEFGPYTDPIYNIKIHNDSVTLKTNSSDALVRSVLPGKVVFADNIKTLGKVVIVEHQGNLHTIYRNLESISPNIKVARSLKERESIGRVSGELVFEVTKDGLPINPLQLIAI is encoded by the coding sequence ATGAGATTTTTTAAACTTTTACCGATACTAGCGCTAGCGGCTGTCGCGATCGAAGCTAAAGATATAGAGACGATCGAAAAAGAGATCAAAGCGGCGCAGGAGCGTCTTGAAAAAAGTCAAAGCGACGAGGGCGCGCTTCAGAGCAAAGTCGATTCGCTTTCAAAAGAGATAGCGGACGCCAACGCGCTGGTAGCGGAGATCGAGAAAACGCTGTTAAACGGCGATCAAAAAATTAAAGCGCTGGCGCAAAAGGTATCCAACGAGCGCGGCGAATTTGCCGTTTTGCAGAAGCAAAAAGAGTCGCTGATCGTTGAAAGAGACGCGATTGAAATAACGCTTGTAAAACTGCTGACCAACCACGCCGCGCAAAGTTTGACGCTAGAAAAAAGCGGCTCTCAAAGCGAAGCCGACATAATAAAAGTCGAGATTTTTTACCTAATGCGCGATCGCGTTCAAAAAGACGCGGCGCGGCTAAGATCGAACTACGCCGATAAGATCGCGCGGATTAAAAAGACGCAAGATCGCATAGACGAGTTGCAGAACAATTTAGATTCGTTAGCCAAAGCCGACGCCAGACAGCGCGCGCTAAGAAACGAACAGACGAAACTAATCGAAACGTTAAACAAGCGCAAAAACGGTTATTTAGCCGAGCTTAATAAGTTGATCGATCAAAAAAACCGCGAGCGGCAGCTGCTCGCCGATCTGAACATTATGCGCCAAAACACGGTCGATGATCTAAAGCAGTCGCGGATAACGAGACAGGATACGCCTCCGGGCGCCGCGATCGCCGTTAAACAATACGGCGTTTCGTATCAGAGCGCGGGCGCGGGCGCGTATAACGGCAAAAAGGTCAAGGCGCCGCTGGATAGCTCGCCGATCAAGATTACGAAAGAGTTCGGTCCATACACCGATCCGATCTATAACATCAAAATACACAACGACTCCGTAACGCTCAAAACAAACTCAAGCGACGCGCTTGTAAGAAGCGTCCTGCCGGGCAAGGTGGTGTTTGCCGACAACATTAAAACGCTTGGCAAGGTGGTGATCGTAGAACATCAGGGCAACCTTCACACGATCTACCGCAATCTTGAAAGCATTTCGCCTAATATCAAAGTGGCGCGTTCGCTTAAAGAGCGCGAATCGATAGGGCGCGTAAGCGGCGAGCTTGTCTTTGAAGTTACCAAAGACGGTTTGCCGATCAACCCTTTGCAGCTAATTGCAATTTAA